One window of Papaver somniferum cultivar HN1 chromosome 9, ASM357369v1, whole genome shotgun sequence genomic DNA carries:
- the LOC113307878 gene encoding serine/arginine repetitive matrix protein 2-like: MYNQGNFSSSSQFRPNNPQQSSMQPPPPSHQGGGGAPPQPPPPLQPPQFPSAPAPLAVQHGGPMYYHGPPGPPRLAPIPSSHGQMLYNTATQFYPPPPPPPQYGQFLPPPPPLPSSGFVPVSSSYVHSSYENPFENVSLPPPSLPPPQPPLPLDSTSNVLASSSASSVGGSAEDENKCVKGDTGKDSEVKGFLPAPPRKPAEQEIVHKIELLCRYIAKNGPEFEETARVNGSGNPKFAFLFGGEPGSEAAIAHEYFQWMKSKCCMNLQLDKQPEKTISLPVPLEIEPHSAQDSDMEMEDDMNQSDKDQGVSDSVEGLKEHVFKSNEVSFVKEQSPEHPHLIFSPSVNTTSGLLPGSKASVVAADEQEQHECVLERPSTEDDSSASGGLRYTYQKWKRVVPLTGLASVPHADSCVSGEEASGALIKIQSPLFRRFQEYASDDSAEDNDGMPYEDMTPVMDSPSVTASKTSSHEDEMTILYADVGCENISAKEEVILPSAESGSIQPIDPLSRKPNISQDSLEVIEASDMANDSLDTTVKHQDNYSGDQTSCSLTFKDDMQGDAGIGGHSDRLRKRSTEKRFTSKKVDQFGRLVREDVSESDSDGARYNRRRARRGRSRSRSRSRNRSRSKSRSRSRSRSRSPHNRRRRKSRSPRRRKDRRNRSRSWTPKRQRSRSRSPNFRHKGENVREKRKDYSGQVPDCMDFLRGRCFRGVSCKYLHHTSTSGDPVKDNKSRYQEYLEPPQAPKYSDINGVSQIVMNTNVGNTNQLSQGSVEHVTSLKEEFKNQEMLPYSSVDMRKDCRLSVNKNPGSLMDDGRRVTISGSVQSAAGVNQSDSEAAITGVIVQQAPQEELGVQLKENEICRQPLETLPSEVLPVQLKVVSEAQHLTGVVSQNEPSSLPNNVQPPQINIPSSQSSLVDVSVLPSQPISQPFCGHPSHQYPIPTSMSQTQAHHITATSSFPLQNVAPQPTESKEFQQPNFPSSGFHSYAFPLPRPPAFPQDVNAAYMSMPPTANIHGRLAPTERLPLYQAPFQDQHSQFPVPPQQTWAPLPPASNSAFQNPAFHLQFLQQPMQPGNEFFRPVMRPYSHEVPYNNMSQLSVAGASKLHHNPYASTFEQTPGNSRFSSVLRQDMEPNYRSNNDSLGSNASVSGQGIGAFDSKLTDLPLDSSRSGGQVLGNENLPLFESVESSSTTLGKLGNTGRQAVEGASAANMSPGDGEFGDTAIDAEVGAVENGSPHLAEEGNWSPENPADAGNTASGDDEIGQVETSGKSKKSKDSRSMKHFRAALADFVKEVLKPSWRQGNMSKEAFKTIVKKTVDKVSGAMKKHQIPKSQAKINQYVESSQRKLTKLVMGYVDKYVKV, translated from the exons caccactacaacCACCTCAGTTTCCATCAGCTCCAGCACCTCTTGCAGTTCAACATGGAGGTCCTATGTATTACCACGGTCCACCTGGTCCTCCTAGGTTGGCACCAATACCATCTTCTCATGGGCAAATGTTGTATAACACAGCCACACAGTtttatcctcctcctcctcctcctccacagTATGGACAGTTtttgccaccaccaccgccactacCATCTTCTGGTTTTGTTCCGGTTTCTTCTTCTTATGTACATTCTTCATATGAAAATCCTTTTGAGAATGTGTCTCTTCCACCGCCAAGCTTACCGCCACctcaaccaccactaccacttgATTCTACTTCAAATGTTTTAGCTAGTTCTTCTGCTAGTTCAGTCGGTGGAAGTGCTGAAGATGAAAATAAATGTGTCAAGGGGGATACAGGGAAAGATTCAGAAGTAAAAGGATTTCTACCTGCTCCTCCACGGAAGCCAGCTGAACAGGAGATTGTTCACAAAATTGAACTTTTGTGTCGTTATATTGCTAAGAATGGGCCTGAATTTGAAGAGACGGCTCGTGTGAACGGAAGTGGGAACCCAAAATTTGCTTTCTTATTTGGTGGTGAGCCTGGAAGTGAAGCGGCAATTGCTCACGAGTATTTTCAGTGGATGAAAAGTAAATGTTGTATGAATTTACAATTGGATAAACAGCCTGAAAAGACTATTTCATTGCCCGTGCCTTTAGAAATTGAACCTCATTCAGCTCAAGATTCCGACATGGAAATGGAAG ATGATATGAATCAGTCTGACAAAGATCAAGGGGTTTCTGACTCAGTTGAAGGGCTAAAAGAGCATGTTTTCAAGAGTAACGAGGTCTCATTTGTGAAAGAACAATCGCCTGAACATCCGCATTTGATATTCTCACCATCAGTGAATACTACATCTGGACTTCTACCTGGTTCGAAAGCTTCAGTAGTTGCCGCAGATGAACAAG AACAACATGAATGTGTGCTTGAAAGACCATCTACCGAAGATGATAGCTCAGCTTCAGGAGGCCTCAGGTACACTTATCAAAAGTGGAAGCGGGTCGTTCCTCTCACTGGCCTGGCCAGCGTTCCACATGCTGATTCTTGCGTCAGTGGTGAGGAGGCTTCAGGTGCACTTATCAAAATCCAGAGCCCATTATTCAGACGGTTTCAAGAGTACGCGTCTGATGACTCTGCAGAAGATAATGACGGCATGCCTTATGAAGACATGACTCCTGTAATGGATTCACCATCAGTCACGGCAAGTAAAACAAGTTCACATGAAGATGAAATGACCATACTGTACGCAGATGTAGGCTGTGAAAATATTTCTGCAAAGGAAGAGGTGATTTTGCCGTCCGCAGAGTCAGGTTCCATACAACCTATTGATCCTCTCTCTAGGAAGCCAAATATTTCACAAGATTCACTTGAAGTGATTGAGGCAAGTGATATGGCTAATGATTCTTTAGACACAACTGTCAAACATCAGGATAATTATAGTGGAGATCAAACATCCTGTAGTTTGACGTTCAAGGATGACATGCAAGGTGATGCTGGTATTGGTGGCCATAGTGATAGGCTTCGGAAACGTAGTACAGAAAAGCGTTTCACCTCAAAGAAAGTTGATCAGTTCGGGAGATTGGTTAGAGAAGACGTGAGTGAAAGTGACTCTGATGGTGCACGCTATAACAGGAGGCGTGCTAGGAGAGGTAGAAGTAGGAGTAGGAGTAGGAGCAGGAACAGGAGCCGGAGCAAGAGTAGGAGCAGGAGCAGAAGCCGAAGTCGTTCTCCACATAATAGACGGAGAAGAAAAAGTCGTAGCCCACGGAGGAGAAAGGATAGGAGAAACCGATCTCGCAG CTGGACTCCAAAGAGACAAAGAAGCAGGAGCAGGTCACCCAATTTTAGGCATAAAGGCGAGAATGTTCGTGAGAAAAGGAAGGATTATAGTGGTCAGGTTCCAGACTGCATGGATTTCCTTCGAGGAAGATGCTTCCGTGGAGTATCTTGTAAGTATCTGCATCACACTTCAACAAGTGGTGATCCAGTTAAAGATAATAAGAGCAGATATCAAGAGTATCTCGAGCCTCCACAGGCTCCAAAATACAGTGATATCAATGGAGTTTCACAAATAGTTATGAACACAAACGTGGGCAACACAAATCAACTATCACAAGGTTCAGTAGAACATGTCACCTCTTTAAAGGAGGAATTCAAGAACCAAGAGATGTTACCCTATAGCAGCGTTGATATGAGAAAAGATTGTCGTTTGAGTGTGAATAAAAATCCGGGTTCTCTAATGGATGATGGAAGACGAGTTACTATAAGTGGATCTGTTCAGTCAGCTGCTGGAGTAAACCAATCCGACTCTGAGGCTGCAATTACTGGAGTGATAGTACAACAAGCTCCGCAGGAAGAGCTTGGTGTTCAACTTAAGGAGAACGAGATTTGCAGGCAGCCGCTGGAGACTCTGCCATCTGAGGTCTTACCAGTGCAATTAAAAGTTGTGTCAGAAGCCCAACATTTGACTGGTGTAGTTTCTCAGAATGAGCCTTCCTCACTTCCAAATAATGTTCAACCGCCCCAAATTAATATTCCCAGTTCTCAGAGTTCCCTAGTGGACGTCTCAGTTCTCCCCTCTCAGCCTATTTCCCAACCTTTTTGTGGTCATCCATCTCACCAATATCCGATCCCAACTTCAATGAGCCAGACACAGGCGCATCACATTACTGCAACTTCCTCGTTCCCACTTCAGAACGTTGCACCTCAACCTACTGAATCTAAAGAATTCCAGCAACCCAATTTTCCATCATCAGGTTTCCACTCTTATGCTTTCCCACTACCCCGTCCCCCTGCTTTTCCTCAAGATGTTAATGCGGCATACATGTCAATGCCACCTACTGCAAACATTCATGGTCGGTTAGCCCCAACGGAGAGGCTTCCTCTTTATCAGGCTCCATTTCAGGACCAACATTCTCAATTCCCAGTTCCACCTCAACAGACTTGGGCGCCCTTGCCTCCAGCTTCAAATTCTGCCTTTCAGAATCCTGCTTTTCATCTACAGTTTTTACAGCAACCCATGCAGCCAGGGAATGAGTTCTTTCGGCCAGTAATGAGGCCTTACTCACATGAAGTGCCTTATAACAATATGTCTCAATTATCTGTTGCTGGAGCATCCAAATTGCACCACAATCCATATGCATCTACTTTCGAACAAACTCCTGGAAACTCCAGATTTAGTTCAGTTCTTAGGCAAGATATGGAGCCCAACTACAGAAGTAACAATGATTCACTTGGTTCAAATGCATCAGTAAGTGGGCAAGGCATTGGTGCTTTTGATTCTAAATTGACTGATCTACCCTTGGATTCTAGTAGATCTGGAGGCCAAGTCCTGGGGAACGAGAATCTTCCGTTGTTTGAGAGTGTTGAGTCGTCTTCAACTACACTTGGAAAACTAGGAAATACTGGTAGGCAGGCTGTCGAGGGTGCAAGTGCTGCAAATATGTCTCCTGGAGATGGCGAGTTTGGTGATACAGCAATAGATGCAGAGGTTGGTGCCGTGGAAAATGGGAGCCCTCACCTTGCAGAAGAAGGGAATTGGAGCCCAGAGAATCCAGCTGATGCAGGAAACACTGCATCTGGTGATGATGAGATTGGTCAGGTTGAAACATCAGGGAAGAGCAAGAAGAGCAAGGATTCCCGATCAATGAAACATTTTAGGGCTGCTCTTGCGGATTTTGTAAAAGAAGTTCTAAAGCCATCATGGCGCCAGGGTAACATGAGCAAGGAGGCATTCAAGACAATTGTCAAGAAAACTGTTGATAAGGTATCAGGAGCTATGAAAAAGCACCAGATTCCAAAGTCACAGGCAAAAATAAATCAATACGTGGAGTCTTCACAGCGGAAATTGACAAAACTTGTGATG GGTTACGTGGATAAGTATGTCAAAGTATGA